Proteins encoded together in one Campylobacter concisus window:
- a CDS encoding DUF996 domain-containing protein, protein MKGTVLAPGIILNADDQRFTYLQEDVASVAKDGAAIVLKQGDEVDFIADGQTAKQIYLTKAKSMNLNLDNINFDIKSNDLSTIRTLGLAGSALPILGIIPFIGFIFFIAGFLCMLFAIFKLSDKVGSPTLKKNYILYLVVAVASTILISIGAITGALGFAGMGSGYANAGGTGAIFGVILGLAGVVGMIYAFFKEFQVYNELSNISGDKFFLYYFIGSVVGTITLFIIIGYILLIVAFVLQIIAWYRLQEIKTA, encoded by the coding sequence ATGAAAGGAACTGTATTAGCTCCTGGCATAATATTAAATGCTGATGATCAGCGTTTTACTTATCTACAAGAAGACGTAGCGTCTGTGGCAAAAGATGGAGCTGCCATAGTTTTAAAACAAGGCGATGAGGTTGATTTTATCGCGGATGGACAAACTGCAAAACAAATTTATCTCACAAAAGCAAAATCCATGAATCTAAATTTAGATAACATAAATTTTGATATTAAAAGCAATGATTTATCTACTATTAGAACGCTGGGATTAGCAGGTTCTGCATTGCCTATTTTGGGCATTATCCCATTCATCGGGTTTATCTTTTTTATCGCTGGATTTTTATGTATGTTGTTTGCTATATTTAAGCTATCAGATAAAGTCGGTAGTCCTACACTAAAGAAAAACTATATCTTATATCTAGTTGTCGCAGTAGCATCGACTATCCTGATCTCAATCGGCGCGATAACTGGAGCATTAGGCTTTGCTGGTATGGGCTCTGGCTATGCAAATGCTGGTGGGACAGGTGCTATTTTTGGCGTCATTTTAGGCTTAGCGGGCGTTGTAGGTATGATTTATGCATTTTTCAAAGAATTTCAAGTCTATAACGAGCTTTCAAACATATCTGGCGATAAATTTTTCCTCTACTATTTTATAGGTTCGGTTGTTGGAACTATTACTTTATTTATAATCATTGGTTACATCTTGTTGATTGTAGCATTTGTTTTACAAATCATAGCATGGTATAGACTACAAGAGATCAAAACAGCTTAA
- a CDS encoding retention module-containing protein, producing MSKEIGVVKNVTQGSVKAVSLTGESRELKVGDIVYQGEKIVTESTDAKVVIAKADGKEISLIGKDSINLDQSVGENSQTTADITSLQKAILSGEGLTGLEETAAGGNQAGGNAGGDGVSLGAASFAQGGHYSNINANFNNLSSQASANAPVQTGVGGAVTLDNLAAAIDAIYPTSNVPTPTITTIIDGRYGGKWNADVIGDLSNDNRPFIKGTAEAGAIVEIYDNGNKIDETRAYDDGTWEYVVQNDFPDGKHTITTVAVVDGERSLSSKGAEVTIDATKPTIEWTDLPHNIIRKNVISMSDSDPEPSMTGKTEPNSEINVRIGKIEDSGTHTVFEGKVTADANGNFTVDKSTMGDGFPEHFTPGEYSFTTQVFDPAGNSNFTKLPKNYTPKNGAFSIERIYDDEFSDLTEVQGDYSPVYRPVDGDRKPTFEGTAEANAEITLVVKHHGYDFNTETRTPVEIQDILTTRADENGKWSVEAKVDYKDSMLDYHTVEAKATNPSGETLDLTPTTFFMPTTAPEDHL from the coding sequence ATGTCAAAGGAAATAGGCGTAGTAAAAAATGTAACGCAAGGAAGCGTAAAAGCTGTAAGTCTAACAGGCGAAAGCAGAGAATTAAAAGTAGGTGACATAGTATATCAAGGAGAAAAGATAGTCACTGAATCAACTGACGCAAAAGTAGTAATAGCAAAAGCAGACGGAAAAGAGATAAGCTTAATAGGCAAAGACTCAATAAATTTAGACCAAAGTGTTGGTGAAAATTCTCAAACAACAGCAGACATAACTTCACTTCAAAAAGCGATCTTAAGCGGTGAAGGTCTAACTGGCTTAGAAGAGACTGCAGCTGGTGGAAACCAAGCAGGAGGAAACGCTGGAGGTGACGGAGTAAGTCTTGGTGCTGCTAGCTTTGCACAAGGTGGTCACTACTCAAATATAAATGCAAATTTTAATAACCTCTCATCTCAAGCAAGCGCAAATGCCCCAGTTCAAACAGGTGTAGGTGGTGCAGTTACACTTGACAACCTTGCAGCTGCTATTGATGCGATATATCCAACTAGCAATGTTCCAACTCCAACAATCACAACAATAATAGATGGTAGGTATGGTGGCAAATGGAATGCTGATGTAATAGGTGATCTATCAAATGACAATAGACCATTTATCAAAGGAACAGCAGAAGCTGGAGCTATAGTTGAAATCTATGACAATGGCAATAAGATAGATGAAACAAGAGCCTATGATGATGGCACTTGGGAGTATGTGGTGCAAAATGACTTTCCTGATGGAAAGCATACTATCACAACTGTGGCTGTTGTAGATGGCGAAAGAAGCCTTAGCAGCAAAGGAGCTGAGGTTACTATTGATGCAACTAAGCCAACAATAGAGTGGACAGATTTGCCACATAACATTATAAGAAAAAATGTAATTTCTATGAGCGATAGTGATCCTGAACCATCAATGACTGGAAAGACTGAGCCAAATTCTGAAATAAATGTAAGAATAGGCAAAATAGAAGATAGTGGAACTCATACAGTTTTTGAAGGTAAGGTAACAGCCGATGCTAATGGCAACTTCACAGTAGATAAATCTACAATGGGTGATGGTTTCCCAGAGCACTTTACGCCTGGCGAATACTCTTTCACAACACAGGTATTTGATCCTGCTGGTAATTCAAATTTTACAAAATTACCTAAAAACTATACGCCAAAAAATGGTGCATTCTCAATAGAGCGCATATATGATGATGAATTTAGTGATCTAACAGAAGTGCAAGGCGATTATAGTCCTGTTTATAGACCTGTTGATGGGGATAGAAAGCCAACATTTGAGGGCACAGCAGAAGCAAATGCTGAGATAACATTAGTTGTTAAGCATCATGGTTATGATTTTAATACAGAAACGAGAACTCCAGTTGAGATACAAGATATTTTAACAACAAGAGCTGATGAGAATGGCAAATGGAGCGTAGAGGCAAAAGTTGATTATAAAGATTCTATGCTTGACTACCACACAGTTGAGGCAAAAGCTACTAATCCATCAGGTGAGACACTTGATCTTACCCCAACTACATTCTTTATGCCAACAACTGCACCCGAAGATCACCTATAA
- a CDS encoding argininosuccinate synthase domain-containing protein: MKALALFSGGLDSMLSMKIISDQNIEVVALYMDTGFGVDEEKHEVLRRRAALAGASLKVVDMRNEYLRDVLFNPKYGYGKQFNPCIDCHGYMFKTALNMLKSENANFIITGEVVGQRPMSQRRDALFQVKRLADDEDDLVLRPMCAKLLPPTKPEREGWVDREKLLDISGRDRKPQLALAKEFGFEDFATPGGGCLLTIESFAVKIKDYLKFDKEMRDIDVTWLKLGRHLRLLEGAKMIIGRDESDNNALLAHPNDKFEQVKFKESDDIVGAVSFISKNASIADKELAARLALAYTKASQDVEFEVSISNEKFIIKPEDKKLAQEFFVK, from the coding sequence ATGAAGGCTTTAGCTTTGTTTAGCGGAGGGCTTGATAGCATGCTCTCTATGAAAATAATAAGCGATCAAAACATCGAAGTGGTCGCACTTTATATGGATACTGGATTTGGCGTGGATGAGGAGAAGCACGAAGTTTTAAGGCGCCGTGCAGCCTTGGCTGGAGCTAGCCTAAAGGTGGTTGATATGAGAAATGAGTATCTTCGTGATGTGCTTTTTAACCCAAAATACGGCTACGGCAAGCAGTTTAACCCTTGCATCGACTGCCACGGATATATGTTTAAAACCGCTCTTAATATGCTAAAAAGCGAAAATGCAAATTTCATAATCACTGGCGAAGTCGTGGGTCAAAGACCGATGAGCCAGCGCAGAGATGCGCTCTTTCAGGTTAAACGCCTAGCTGATGACGAGGATGATCTAGTGCTTCGTCCGATGTGTGCTAAACTCTTGCCGCCAACTAAGCCAGAGCGCGAGGGCTGGGTCGATAGAGAGAAGCTACTTGACATAAGCGGGCGCGATAGAAAGCCGCAGCTTGCTTTGGCAAAGGAATTTGGCTTTGAGGACTTTGCAACGCCCGGAGGTGGGTGTTTGCTAACGATCGAGAGCTTTGCTGTAAAGATAAAAGACTACTTGAAATTTGATAAAGAGATGCGAGATATCGACGTTACGTGGCTAAAACTTGGTAGGCATTTGCGCTTACTTGAAGGCGCTAAAATGATAATAGGGCGTGATGAGAGCGATAATAACGCACTTTTGGCTCATCCAAATGATAAATTTGAGCAGGTGAAATTTAAAGAGAGCGATGACATCGTGGGAGCTGTTAGCTTCATAAGTAAAAACGCAAGCATTGCCGACAAAGAGCTTGCTGCAAGGCTCGCACTTGCTTATACAAAAGCTAGCCAAGATGTTGAATTTGAAGTTAGCATCTCTAATGAGAAATTTATCATCAAACCTGAAGATAAAAAGCTAGCACAAGAGTTTTTTGTGAAGTAA
- the pepT gene encoding peptidase T, with translation MDIVERFINYTKFNTTTNKENGLKGIMPSNPTEYELALFIKDELSSLGIKDIILQDSAILIAKIPANCENAPSIAFFAHLDTSSEQKNDTKAKMVKYTGGDICLNEEQGIYLKFSDNPELKKYVGDDIVVTDGTSLLGADDKAAIASIVNMASFFMQNPDVKHGKIVICFVPDEEQGLLGAKALDVNLLGADFGYCLDCCEIGELIYENWNAADCTIVFKGVSAHPMNAKGKLVNSLLLAHKFISLLPGGEVPECTEGKEGYFWVKELSGNSAKTTLKIDIREFDEVKFQKRLEFLSEMANSFNKIYGDRCEITLKTRYENVFKFLKDENSLPIKLAKDAFSELNITPNIKPMRGGYDGAAISAKGVPTLNLFTGGNNFHSIFEYLPVSSLKASSEVIKKIVINAAK, from the coding sequence ATGGATATCGTAGAGAGATTTATAAACTATACGAAATTTAACACCACGACAAATAAAGAGAATGGATTAAAAGGCATTATGCCTTCTAATCCAACCGAGTACGAGCTAGCTCTTTTTATAAAAGATGAGCTTAGCTCGCTTGGCATCAAAGATATCATCTTGCAAGATAGTGCTATCTTGATAGCAAAGATCCCCGCAAACTGCGAAAACGCCCCAAGTATCGCCTTTTTTGCACACTTAGATACAAGTAGCGAGCAAAAAAACGACACAAAAGCGAAGATGGTAAAATATACAGGCGGCGACATCTGCCTAAACGAAGAGCAGGGCATTTACCTTAAATTTAGCGACAACCCAGAGCTTAAAAAATACGTTGGTGACGACATAGTCGTGACTGACGGCACTAGCTTGCTTGGGGCTGATGATAAGGCTGCGATCGCTAGCATTGTAAATATGGCTAGCTTTTTCATGCAAAATCCTGATGTAAAGCACGGCAAGATCGTGATCTGCTTCGTGCCAGATGAGGAGCAGGGCTTACTTGGGGCAAAAGCGCTTGATGTAAATTTGCTTGGAGCTGATTTTGGTTACTGCTTAGACTGCTGCGAGATAGGCGAGCTAATATATGAAAACTGGAACGCGGCTGACTGCACGATAGTCTTTAAAGGCGTTTCGGCCCATCCGATGAATGCAAAGGGCAAGCTTGTAAATTCGCTACTTCTTGCGCATAAATTTATCTCGCTTTTGCCAGGCGGCGAAGTGCCAGAGTGCACCGAGGGCAAAGAGGGCTATTTCTGGGTAAAAGAGCTTAGCGGAAACAGCGCAAAAACGACGCTCAAGATCGACATAAGAGAATTTGACGAGGTGAAATTTCAAAAAAGGCTTGAGTTTTTAAGTGAGATGGCAAATTCTTTTAATAAAATTTATGGGGATCGTTGCGAGATCACGCTAAAAACACGATATGAAAATGTCTTTAAGTTCTTAAAAGATGAAAACTCACTGCCTATAAAACTGGCAAAAGATGCCTTTAGCGAGCTAAATATCACGCCAAACATAAAGCCGATGCGAGGCGGATACGACGGTGCTGCGATCTCTGCAAAGGGCGTACCAACGCTAAATTTATTCACAGGCGGAAACAACTTTCACTCTATCTTCGAGTATTTGCCAGTTAGCAGCCTAAAAGCCTCAAGCGAAGTGATTAAAAAAATCGTAATTAACGCTGCTAAATAA
- the dcuC gene encoding C4-dicarboxylate transporter DcuC encodes MDSFKLIAAILGIVAVVALLVLKKETRTVLIGVGLVLCIIALKPMGALNAFTDYMTKAGLIKAICASMGFAFVMKYTMCDKHLVALLTKPLKNVGFILIPVTTVLTYFINIAIPSAAGCSAAVGATLIPLLMASGVRPAMAGAAVFAGTFGSVLSPGSAHNIYVADLVKKTVANYTVQDIIKVQIPSAFTALVIVVIMLTIVALLFKDYQKGTNFTIESGATSEEKPLFKVNLIYALMPLVPLVILVIGGTSLAKDYSFLAWTKMGVAEAMILGAIIAIFATLTNPQKITKEFFNGMGHAYADVIGIIIAAGVFVAGLKACGAVDVVIAWLKTDQSYVKFGGTFVPFIMGIVTGSGDAATFAFNEAVTTNAAALGFEQDKLGMAAAIAGSLGRSASPIAGAAIVCAGIAMVSPVELAKRTFLGMFLSVVAIAFFVI; translated from the coding sequence ATGGATTCATTCAAACTCATTGCTGCCATTCTTGGCATCGTTGCAGTCGTCGCACTTCTAGTCTTAAAAAAAGAGACAAGAACGGTGCTAATAGGTGTTGGTTTGGTGCTTTGTATAATCGCACTAAAACCAATGGGCGCACTAAATGCTTTTACTGACTATATGACAAAAGCTGGTCTTATAAAGGCTATTTGTGCGAGTATGGGTTTTGCTTTCGTTATGAAGTACACAATGTGCGATAAACACCTTGTTGCGCTTCTTACAAAGCCACTTAAAAACGTGGGATTTATCTTGATCCCTGTAACAACCGTGCTAACTTACTTTATAAATATCGCCATCCCTTCAGCTGCTGGCTGCTCGGCTGCTGTTGGTGCGACGCTTATACCACTTCTAATGGCATCAGGTGTTCGCCCTGCGATGGCTGGTGCGGCTGTTTTTGCTGGTACATTTGGCTCAGTCTTAAGCCCAGGCTCTGCGCACAACATATATGTGGCTGATCTTGTTAAAAAGACAGTTGCAAACTACACAGTTCAAGACATTATAAAAGTGCAAATTCCTAGCGCATTTACAGCTCTTGTTATCGTAGTTATCATGCTAACTATCGTTGCTTTGCTCTTTAAAGACTATCAAAAAGGTACAAATTTCACTATCGAAAGCGGTGCTACAAGCGAAGAGAAGCCGCTATTTAAAGTAAATTTAATCTACGCACTTATGCCACTTGTCCCACTTGTGATCTTAGTTATCGGCGGAACTAGCCTTGCAAAAGACTATAGCTTTTTGGCATGGACAAAGATGGGCGTTGCTGAGGCGATGATACTAGGTGCGATCATAGCTATCTTTGCTACCCTTACAAACCCACAAAAGATCACAAAAGAGTTCTTTAACGGCATGGGTCACGCTTACGCTGATGTTATCGGTATCATCATCGCAGCTGGCGTCTTTGTCGCAGGTCTAAAGGCGTGCGGAGCTGTTGATGTGGTCATCGCGTGGTTAAAAACAGATCAAAGCTATGTTAAATTTGGCGGAACATTTGTGCCATTTATCATGGGTATAGTCACAGGCTCAGGCGACGCTGCTACATTTGCGTTTAACGAAGCTGTCACAACAAACGCCGCCGCTCTTGGCTTTGAGCAAGATAAGCTTGGTATGGCTGCAGCCATCGCTGGCTCACTTGGACGTTCAGCTTCTCCAATAGCAGGTGCAGCTATCGTTTGTGCTGGCATTGCTATGGTTAGCCCAGTCGAGCTCGCAAAAAGGACATTTTTGGGTATGTTTCTCTCTGTTGTGGCGATCGCATTTTTCGTCATCTAA
- the pepE gene encoding dipeptidase PepE, whose product MKNALLISASSYQDTGYLRHCKNWVKDFLGESGKEEILFIPYAGVRRTNDEYEQKVIDRLKNKNIKSIHHYEDKISAIKNASSIAVGGGNTFMLLYTLYKLNLVEPIKEAVAKGTKYFGWSAGANIAGKTMMTTNDMPIIMPKSFDSLNIFPYQINPHFISGKLAGHNGESREERLEEFLIANPKETIYALPEGTALLIEGSEAEVIGHSEILKFEYQKEIEKIEVGTKFKI is encoded by the coding sequence ATGAAAAATGCTTTATTAATCAGCGCTTCAAGCTACCAAGATACTGGCTACTTGAGACACTGCAAAAACTGGGTTAAGGACTTCTTGGGTGAGAGCGGTAAGGAGGAGATTTTATTTATCCCTTACGCTGGAGTTAGACGAACAAATGACGAATACGAGCAAAAGGTGATCGACCGCCTAAAAAATAAAAATATAAAGTCGATCCACCACTACGAGGATAAAATTTCAGCTATAAAAAATGCCAGCAGCATCGCAGTTGGCGGCGGAAATACTTTTATGCTTCTTTATACGCTTTATAAGTTAAATTTAGTTGAACCTATAAAAGAAGCAGTGGCAAAGGGCACAAAATACTTTGGCTGGTCAGCTGGCGCAAACATCGCTGGTAAGACGATGATGACGACAAATGATATGCCTATCATCATGCCAAAGTCCTTTGATAGCCTAAATATCTTCCCTTATCAGATCAATCCGCACTTTATAAGTGGCAAACTAGCAGGTCACAACGGCGAGAGCAGGGAGGAGAGGCTAGAAGAGTTTTTAATAGCAAATCCAAAAGAGACTATCTACGCACTGCCTGAGGGCACGGCTTTGCTCATAGAGGGTAGCGAAGCTGAGGTTATAGGACATAGCGAAATTTTAAAATTTGAGTATCAAAAAGAGATAGAAAAAATAGAAGTTGGAACTAAATTTAAAATCTAA
- a CDS encoding amidohydrolase, whose translation MDKIANLALSLKEDMIKDRRYFHSHPETGWFTFFTTAVLAKRLSELGYEVKLGEEVVKSDARLGVGSKEQCQKAIERAKSLLNPDEAKYLECMKDGLTGLTAFIDTKRPGKFSAFRFDIDSVDVTESAEAAHRPCKEGFGSDIAGITHACGHDGHMAMGLALAKLIAKNLDDFNGKFKFIFQTAEEGTRGAVAMEAAGVLEGVEYLLGGHIGFQAETNGGIVCGTNKLLATSKFDVHITGRSAHAAGAPEEGANALLAASQMALNMHGITRHAKGVTRINVGVLRAGEGRNVIAPNGYLACETRGEDTNLNEFMYKKCMDIVKGVSEIYDVESKVVMTGGTSGANSDKEVTEIFYEAAKQSPFIDDDKIVKELDFGACEDFAHFMRALQDRGAKSGYMMIGTNLKAGHHNSKFDFDEECLVAGVDIYLRAAYKLNGAKK comes from the coding sequence ATGGACAAAATAGCAAATTTAGCACTATCTTTAAAAGAGGACATGATCAAAGATCGCAGATACTTTCACTCGCACCCAGAAACTGGCTGGTTTACCTTTTTTACGACTGCGGTTTTAGCAAAAAGGCTTAGCGAGCTAGGATATGAAGTGAAGCTTGGCGAAGAGGTCGTAAAGAGCGATGCAAGGCTTGGAGTTGGCAGCAAAGAGCAGTGCCAAAAGGCGATCGAACGAGCAAAAAGCCTTTTAAATCCTGACGAAGCAAAATATCTTGAATGCATGAAAGATGGCCTAACTGGGCTGACAGCCTTCATCGACACAAAAAGACCTGGTAAATTTAGCGCCTTTAGATTTGACATCGATAGCGTTGATGTGACAGAGAGCGCGGAGGCTGCTCATAGACCTTGCAAAGAGGGCTTTGGCTCAGATATCGCTGGCATCACGCACGCTTGTGGGCACGATGGACACATGGCGATGGGTCTAGCGCTTGCAAAGCTGATCGCTAAAAATTTAGACGATTTTAACGGCAAATTTAAATTTATATTTCAAACAGCAGAAGAGGGCACAAGAGGCGCTGTGGCTATGGAGGCTGCTGGCGTGCTCGAGGGGGTTGAGTACCTACTTGGCGGACACATCGGCTTTCAAGCAGAAACCAACGGCGGCATAGTTTGCGGCACAAACAAACTGCTTGCAACTTCTAAATTTGACGTGCATATCACAGGTCGCTCAGCTCACGCAGCAGGAGCACCAGAAGAGGGAGCAAATGCCCTTTTAGCCGCATCTCAAATGGCTCTAAATATGCATGGTATCACAAGGCACGCAAAGGGCGTGACTAGGATAAATGTGGGCGTTTTAAGAGCTGGCGAGGGCAGAAACGTCATAGCACCAAACGGCTATCTGGCCTGCGAAACAAGGGGCGAAGATACAAATTTAAATGAGTTTATGTATAAAAAATGCATGGATATCGTAAAAGGTGTGAGTGAAATTTATGACGTTGAGAGTAAGGTCGTGATGACTGGTGGCACAAGCGGGGCAAATAGCGACAAAGAGGTGACTGAAATTTTCTATGAAGCAGCAAAGCAAAGTCCATTTATAGATGATGATAAGATCGTTAAAGAGCTTGATTTTGGCGCTTGCGAGGACTTCGCTCACTTTATGAGAGCTTTGCAAGATAGGGGCGCAAAGAGCGGATATATGATGATCGGTACAAATTTAAAAGCAGGCCATCACAACAGCAAATTTGACTTTGACGAGGAGTGCTTGGTCGCTGGGGTTGATATCTATCTAAGGGCTGCTTACAAACTAAACGGAGCTAAAAAATGA
- a CDS encoding M20 family metallo-hydrolase produces MIDAKRFERNFNAISEFGALKGGGLTRLAFSKEDLEARKFLINLIEKNGFKLKIDNVGNIYAIYDDGCEVGAKPVCVGSHIDSVPNGGFYDGTLGVMAGLEALSSIKEAGIKLKRPLWLINFCCEESSRFKTATIGSKIISGKLSQQRLHELKDEDGISLFEAMSAVGFKPQNLDEAILKENSLHAYLELHIEQGPVLERSGISVGVVSGIAAPIRFEITIQGKADHSGATPMNMRSDALLAASHIIIAANKFAKNKKTAVATVGYVHAKPGVLNVVPGEARLGVDLRDINKASLDELNLELRNFVAELSRELKFSYEIRELSSDEPVKLSEHAINLLEDEAKKLGIKSLTLPSGAGHDAMNLTKLASSVGMLFIPCVDGISHNTKEAINFDDAVMATKILTNALIRLSNEE; encoded by the coding sequence ATGATAGACGCTAAAAGATTTGAGAGAAATTTTAACGCTATAAGCGAGTTTGGAGCGCTAAAAGGTGGAGGGCTGACAAGACTAGCCTTTAGCAAAGAGGACCTTGAGGCAAGAAAATTTCTTATAAATTTGATAGAAAAAAATGGCTTTAAACTTAAAATTGACAATGTCGGCAACATCTACGCCATCTATGATGATGGCTGCGAGGTGGGAGCAAAGCCAGTTTGCGTGGGCTCTCACATAGATAGCGTGCCAAATGGTGGCTTTTATGACGGCACACTTGGCGTCATGGCTGGTCTTGAGGCGCTAAGCTCTATAAAAGAGGCTGGCATCAAGCTAAAGCGCCCACTTTGGCTCATAAATTTCTGCTGTGAGGAGTCAAGCCGCTTTAAGACAGCCACTATCGGTAGCAAGATAATAAGCGGCAAACTAAGCCAGCAAAGGCTTCATGAGCTAAAAGATGAAGATGGTATCTCGCTTTTTGAGGCGATGAGCGCGGTTGGGTTTAAACCACAAAATTTAGATGAAGCCATCCTAAAAGAAAACTCCCTACACGCCTATCTTGAGCTTCACATCGAGCAAGGCCCAGTGCTTGAGCGAAGCGGCATAAGCGTTGGTGTGGTAAGCGGGATCGCAGCTCCTATTAGATTTGAGATCACAATACAGGGCAAGGCCGATCACAGCGGCGCAACGCCGATGAATATGCGTAGTGACGCCCTGCTTGCCGCCTCACACATCATAATCGCTGCAAATAAATTTGCTAAAAACAAAAAAACAGCCGTCGCAACCGTTGGCTACGTGCATGCAAAACCAGGCGTTTTAAACGTCGTGCCAGGCGAGGCAAGGCTTGGCGTTGATCTAAGAGATATCAACAAGGCTAGCTTAGATGAGCTAAATTTAGAGCTTAGAAATTTTGTGGCTGAGCTAAGCCGTGAGCTTAAATTTAGCTACGAGATAAGAGAGCTAAGCAGCGACGAGCCAGTAAAACTAAGCGAACACGCCATAAATTTACTTGAAGATGAAGCCAAAAAGCTTGGCATAAAAAGCCTCACGTTGCCAAGTGGTGCTGGGCATGATGCGATGAATTTAACAAAGCTTGCAAGCAGCGTTGGCATGCTCTTTATCCCTTGCGTGGATGGTATAAGCCACAACACCAAAGAGGCGATAAATTTTGATGACGCCGTTATGGCAACTAAAATTTTAACAAACGCACTAATAAGACTTTCAAACGAGGAGTAG
- the dnaG gene encoding DNA primase — protein sequence MIDPKSIEKLKNQIDIVNIIEQYIPVKKMGSSYKCVCPFHDDKNPSMSINQNKQMYHCFACKAGGDAVKFVMDYEKLTYPEAIEKIAQISNFSLEYTNDKVPTQKENKHILEKVNAFYRSEFYKNEAAVRYIKSRGINDAMIEKFELGWAGDSKSTIRLLQNENIEPKEALEVGIVKQNEKGIYASFIERITFPIYSHTTRLVGFGGRTISDHPAKYVNSPQSSVFDKSKLLYGYHLARQSIFEKKQIIITEGYLDVIMLHYAGFTNAVAVLGTALTTSHLPLLKRGEISVVLCFDGDGAGINAAIKSAHLLSINKIDTKVVIISNGADPADMVFAGKIKELNELFGSGEDAVKFYIEKIMQKYDITRSMQRDNCLSEIKAYMDELGDEIASSYVAEVAARFNLTPQSVADRFGLKQKPKNENKFKREFRKKGKDEFSNSVMVDEVPAVMNKDPLEFALFKTMLNNPNYRDEILSKLGARYFIKHPEYLNAILYRYDVSDEQMVREILMDENIHEITDATTLQKAILNMQIAFYENEQQILKGSDNPNKIEILEKLLFIIKDLKTQLYKI from the coding sequence ATGATAGATCCAAAATCCATTGAAAAATTAAAAAACCAAATAGACATTGTTAATATCATTGAGCAGTATATCCCTGTTAAAAAGATGGGCTCAAGCTACAAGTGTGTCTGTCCGTTTCATGACGACAAAAACCCAAGCATGAGCATAAATCAAAACAAGCAGATGTATCACTGCTTTGCCTGCAAGGCTGGCGGAGATGCGGTTAAATTTGTGATGGATTATGAAAAGCTAACCTACCCAGAGGCGATAGAAAAGATCGCTCAAATTTCAAATTTCAGCCTTGAATACACAAATGACAAGGTGCCAACGCAAAAAGAAAATAAGCACATTTTAGAAAAGGTAAATGCCTTTTATAGAAGTGAGTTTTACAAAAACGAAGCTGCCGTTAGATATATAAAGTCGCGTGGCATAAATGATGCGATGATAGAGAAATTTGAGCTTGGCTGGGCTGGAGATAGTAAAAGCACTATTAGGCTTTTGCAAAATGAAAATATCGAGCCTAAAGAGGCGCTTGAAGTTGGCATCGTAAAGCAAAATGAAAAGGGAATTTACGCTAGTTTCATCGAGCGCATAACATTTCCTATCTACTCGCACACGACAAGGCTAGTTGGCTTTGGCGGTAGAACGATCTCAGATCACCCTGCAAAATATGTAAATTCGCCCCAAAGCTCGGTATTTGACAAGTCAAAGCTGCTCTATGGCTACCACCTTGCTAGACAAAGCATATTTGAGAAAAAGCAGATCATCATAACAGAGGGCTATTTAGACGTCATCATGCTTCACTACGCTGGCTTTACAAACGCTGTTGCCGTGCTTGGCACCGCACTTACTACAAGTCACTTGCCGCTTTTAAAAAGGGGCGAGATAAGCGTGGTGCTTTGCTTTGACGGAGATGGCGCTGGCATAAATGCGGCCATAAAGTCGGCTCATCTACTAAGTATAAATAAGATAGATACCAAAGTAGTCATCATAAGTAACGGCGCGGATCCTGCTGATATGGTCTTTGCAGGCAAGATAAAGGAGCTTAATGAGCTCTTTGGCTCAGGCGAGGACGCGGTGAAATTTTATATAGAAAAGATCATGCAAAAGTATGACATCACGCGTTCAATGCAAAGAGATAACTGCCTAAGCGAGATAAAAGCCTATATGGACGAGCTTGGAGATGAGATAGCAAGCTCGTATGTGGCTGAGGTAGCGGCAAGATTTAACCTCACTCCACAAAGCGTAGCAGATAGGTTTGGGCTAAAGCAGAAGCCAAAAAATGAAAATAAATTTAAAAGAGAATTTAGAAAAAAAGGCAAAGATGAATTTAGCAACTCTGTCATGGTAGATGAGGTGCCAGCTGTGATGAATAAAGACCCGCTTGAGTTTGCACTTTTTAAAACCATGCTAAATAACCCAAACTACAGAGATGAGATACTCTCAAAGCTTGGGGCTAGATACTTTATAAAGCATCCTGAGTATCTAAACGCCATCCTTTATAGATACGACGTGAGCGATGAGCAGATGGTTAGAGAAATTTTAATGGACGAAAATATCCATGAGATCACCGATGCAACCACTTTGCAAAAGGCTATTTTAAATATGCAAATCGCCTTTTACGAGAACGAACAGCAAATTTTAAAAGGCTCTGACAACCCAAATAAGATAGAAATTTTAGAAAAACTTCTATTTATCATTAAAGATCTCAAGACTCAGCTTTATAAAATTTAA